One window of the Bombus pyrosoma isolate SC7728 linkage group LG5, ASM1482585v1, whole genome shotgun sequence genome contains the following:
- the LOC122567937 gene encoding dimethyladenosine transferase 2, mitochondrial isoform X2 has protein sequence MLYHKLITLSISFIVQVGKLHNNVIHSLTRKPISYLSFMQLAQYKDNSNYLHTENDKINKISLALSKYLNETNPIFRDKVIKDYLSLNVNKIDPYLINDNVSNEFTTLIKDDLLENMCYVIELNPGYGLLTRRLLEAGVSFIHLYENHNEFYHGLQSLKTIFPNRVNITQANLLKMPKMLNLNRTFNISKISNIHLCELYNNVPKRKWEEKSCMLHDAWKNNFLSCITTISMEYRQGFLPWQRTKKLKTRKLIFLEDDELLYVVKLEPKSNLLSLFGGRENLIYFWHFVRHCTYSPSLKIIPTLEKIIPGFGVRLIDKNYNIFTQFKELNINQIIDLYMEFKSCPGFGESSFLSSGNDIRKTYDPYMETE, from the exons atgttatatcataaattaataacattatcgATTTCATTTATAGTACAAGTTGGGAAATTGCATAATAATGTCATTCATTCTTTGACGAGAAAGCCTATTTCATATTTAAGTTTTATGCAATTAGCACAGTACAAAGACAACTCAAACTATTTACATACAGAAAATgataagattaataaaatttctcttgcactttccaaatatttaaatgagaCGAATCCAATATTTAGGGATAAAgttataaaagattatttgtcattaaatgtaaataagatCGAtccatatttaataaatgataatgtaAGCAATGAGTTTACTACATTGATTAAAGATGATTTATTAGAAAACATGTGTTATGTGATTGAATTAAATCCTGGCTATGGTTTATTAACAAGAAGGTTGTTAGAAGCTGGTGTAtcatttatacatttgtatgaaaatcataatgaattttatcatGGACTACAAAGTTTAAAAACAATCTTTCCTAATCGAGTTAACATAACACAAGCAAATCTTCTTAAGATGCccaaaatgttaaatttaaataggacatttaatatatctaaGATATCTAATATACACTTATGTGaactatataataatgtacCAAAAAGAAAATGGGAAGAGAAAAGTTGTAT GCTTCATGATGCATggaagaacaattttttatcttgcATTACCACCATCTCTATGGAAT ATAGACAAGGATTTCTACCATGGCAACGTACCAAAAAATTAAAGACTAGAAAGCTTATATTTTTGGAAGATGATGAACTACTTTATGTTGTTAAATTAGAACCAAAATCTAatcttttatcattatttgGTGGAAGGGAAAACCTGATATATTTTTGGCATTTTGTTCGACATTGTACATATTCGCCATCATTGAAGATAATACCAACGCTGGA GAAAATAATACCAGGTTTTGGTGTAAGATTAAtagacaaaaattataatatatttactcaGTTTAaggaattgaatattaatcaaatCATTGATCTTTATATGGAGTTTAAATCTTGTCCAGGATTTGGTGAAAGTTCCTTTTTATCAAGTGGAAATGATATTAGAAAAACATATGATCCATATATGGAAACAGAATGA
- the LOC122567935 gene encoding luciferin 4-monooxygenase, whose protein sequence is MQKRFLNMQEKNILHGPPLPDLEFKNITLGQLILNQLSIRGSWIAQINAYTGKSQTFKDILDISRKLAIAFSKEGLKKDDRIAICSENNLEFCPVVCAAFYLGITVCPLNPLYTERELKHALNISKPKYIFVSAIGAKNIYNVIPQLFWLPKLIMLTEAVDSKLPSIKTLTSNIIIDNNFHACSVDVNDHVTVISCSSGTTGLPKGVMLTDKNFLSVIKNLAVASPNIVNTNTTGLALLPFFHVYSFSVMLVALVFGNKNVILPRFEEKLFLHAIEKYKIEHITVVPPLMVFLAKHPIVDKYNLSSIKEIWCGAAPLSEEIAKMVVKRLNMPIIKQGYGLTETTLAVMNSPDNNTKYTSVGTLVPGVSAKVIPIDGDESSKPLGPNNVGELCFKGDIIMKGYCDNKQATAATIDKDGWLHSGDVGYYDEQGYFYIVDRMKELIKYKGFQVPPAELEAILLTCPEIKDAAVIGLPHEEAGELPAAFVVKQEGSNITAEDIIKFVNERVSSHKRLRGGVKFIENIPRTASGKILRRILHDTLKSKL, encoded by the exons atgcaaaaacgTTTTCTCAATAtgcaagaaaaaaatattttacatggaCCGCCATTGCCCGATTTGGAATTCAAGAATATAACATTAGGACAATTGATATTAAACCAATTAAGTATTCGCGGTTCTTGGATAGCACAG atAAATGCTTATACAGGAAAATCACAAAcctttaaagatattttagacATTAGTCGGAAATTGGCAATTGCCTTTAGTAAAGAGGGACTAAAAAAAGATGATCGAATAGCTATATGTAGTGAAAACAATCTAGAATTTTGTCCAGTTGTATGTGCTGCATTTTACTTAGGTATTACTGTCTGCCCGTTAAATCCACTTTATACAGAAAGAGAATTAAAACATgcattaaatatatcaaaaccaaaatacatttttgtatcaGCAATCGGAGCAAAGAACATATACAATGTTATTCCTCAGCTATTCTGGTTACCAAAGCTTATAATGTTAACAGAAGCCGTAGATAGTAAATTACCAAGTATTAAAACTCTAACATCAAACATAATTATTGATAACAACTTCCATGCCTGTTCTGTAGATGTTAATGATCATGTGACAGTTATTTCATGCTCTAGTGGCACTACAGGATTGCCAAAAGGAGTAATGTTAACAGACAAAAACTTTTTGTCTGTGATAAAAAATCTTGCAGTTGCATCACCTAATATTGTAAATACCAATACAACAGGTTTAGCTTTATTACCATTCTTCCATGTGTATTCCTTTTCCGTGATGCTTGTAGCACTCgtttttggaaataaaaacgtaattCTTCCACGTTTTGAAGAGAAACTATTCTTACATGCCatagaaaagtacaaaatcgAGCACATAACTGTTGTGCCACCACTTATGGTGTTTTTAGCGAAACATCCTAttgtagataaatataatttatctagCATTAAAGAGATTTG GTGTGGTGCAGCACCTTTATCAGAGGAAATTGCAAAGATGGTTGTGAAGAGATTAAATATGCCAATAATAAAACAAGGATATGGATTAACAGAAACTACTTTGGCAGTGATGAATTCACCtgataataatacaaaatatacaagtgTAGGAACGTTAGTTCCAGGAGTATCAG CTAAAGTAATACCAATTGATGGAGATGAATCAAGTAAACCCCTAGGACCAAACAATGTAGGAGAATTATGTTTCAAAGGAgatataataatgaaaggGTACTGCGATAATAAACAAGCTACCGCGGCAACAATCGATAAAGATGGTTGGTTGCATTCAGGAGATGTAGGATATTACGATGAACAGGGCTATTTCTATATAGTAGATCGTATGAAAGAACTTATTAAATACAAGGGATTTCAAGTTCCACCAGCTGAATTAGAAGCAATATTATTAACCTGCCCTGAAATTAAGGACGCGGCGGTTATTGGACTACCGCATGAAGAAGCAGGCGAACTACCGGCTGCTTTTGTTGTTAAGCAAGAAGGATCTAATATAACAGCagaagatattattaaattcgtaaATG aACGTGTATCAAGCCATAAACGACTTCGAGGTGGTgttaaattcattgaaaatattccacgAACTGCATCGGGAAAAATCCTACGACGAATCCTGCACGATACACTCAaatcaaaattgtaa
- the LOC122567941 gene encoding uncharacterized protein LOC122567941, with translation MKWIIFGITLVICDYIISCQDIVFPNNEEISHVSGNAAITERIPVAAPNTCPKGMLLYPGAGSKSTWVCDCRPRFLYFPLNDSCHEAYRQGPCAPQNYVVLPKDEVIPKCVKNPCLEDGLVQYNNTCYPLRTRGGPCAPDGVIGVNETTFDLECMSTDIAPFVIINPPLRKCPMGSRRNALGICRVILT, from the exons atgaagTGGATAATTTTTGGTATCACATTAGTAATATGTGATTATATAATATCCTGTCAGGATATTGTATTTCCAAATAATGAAGAGATATCTCATGTGAGCGGCAATGCGGcg ATAACAGAACGTATTCCAGTAGCTGCACCAAATACATGTCCCAAAGGCATGCTTCTTTATCCTGGAGCTGGAAGTAAAAGTACATGGGTATGCGATTGCAGACCtagatttctatattttccattgaatGATAGTTGTCATGAAGCATATAGGCAAGGACCTTGTGCACCACAGAATTATGTTGTACTTCCTAAGGATGAAGTTATACCAAAATGTGTAAAAAATCCTTGCCTGGAAGATGGCttagtacaatataataatacatgttATCCTTTAAGAACTAGAGGTGGTCCTTGTGCCCCTGATGGAGTAATAGGAGTGAACGAAACTACATTTGACTTAGAATGTATGTCAACAGACATTGCACCATTCGTAATTATTAATCCACCTTTAAGAAAGTGTCCCATGGGAAGCCGTAGGAATGCTCTTGGAATATGTAGAGTAATTTTaacctaa
- the LOC122567937 gene encoding dimethyladenosine transferase 2, mitochondrial isoform X1 translates to MLYHKLITLSISFIVQVGKLHNNVIHSLTRKPISYLSFMQLAQYKDNSNYLHTENDKINKISLALSKYLNETNPIFRDKVIKDYLSLNVNKIDPYLINDNVSNEFTTLIKDDLLENMCYVIELNPGYGLLTRRLLEAGVSFIHLYENHNEFYHGLQSLKTIFPNRVNITQANLLKMPKMLNLNRTFNISKISNIHLCELYNNVPKRKWEEKSCMQVIGTVTRSVFIRHLIISVIFQTGFMMHGRTIFYLALPPSLWNKLTCLRNKNLTLYTMFNILFNSTMFGTLDRQGFLPWQRTKKLKTRKLIFLEDDELLYVVKLEPKSNLLSLFGGRENLIYFWHFVRHCTYSPSLKIIPTLEKIIPGFGVRLIDKNYNIFTQFKELNINQIIDLYMEFKSCPGFGESSFLSSGNDIRKTYDPYMETE, encoded by the exons atgttatatcataaattaataacattatcgATTTCATTTATAGTACAAGTTGGGAAATTGCATAATAATGTCATTCATTCTTTGACGAGAAAGCCTATTTCATATTTAAGTTTTATGCAATTAGCACAGTACAAAGACAACTCAAACTATTTACATACAGAAAATgataagattaataaaatttctcttgcactttccaaatatttaaatgagaCGAATCCAATATTTAGGGATAAAgttataaaagattatttgtcattaaatgtaaataagatCGAtccatatttaataaatgataatgtaAGCAATGAGTTTACTACATTGATTAAAGATGATTTATTAGAAAACATGTGTTATGTGATTGAATTAAATCCTGGCTATGGTTTATTAACAAGAAGGTTGTTAGAAGCTGGTGTAtcatttatacatttgtatgaaaatcataatgaattttatcatGGACTACAAAGTTTAAAAACAATCTTTCCTAATCGAGTTAACATAACACAAGCAAATCTTCTTAAGATGCccaaaatgttaaatttaaataggacatttaatatatctaaGATATCTAATATACACTTATGTGaactatataataatgtacCAAAAAGAAAATGGGAAGAGAAAAGTTGTATGCAAGTAATTGGAACAGTAACTAGATCTGTATTTATAAgacatttaataataagtgtaatatttcaaacagGCTTCATGATGCATggaagaacaattttttatcttgcATTACCACCATCTCTATGGAAT AAATTGACATGCCttcgtaacaaaaatttaactttatatactatgttTAACATACTATTTAATTCTACAATGTTTGGAACATTAGATAGACAAGGATTTCTACCATGGCAACGTACCAAAAAATTAAAGACTAGAAAGCTTATATTTTTGGAAGATGATGAACTACTTTATGTTGTTAAATTAGAACCAAAATCTAatcttttatcattatttgGTGGAAGGGAAAACCTGATATATTTTTGGCATTTTGTTCGACATTGTACATATTCGCCATCATTGAAGATAATACCAACGCTGGA GAAAATAATACCAGGTTTTGGTGTAAGATTAAtagacaaaaattataatatatttactcaGTTTAaggaattgaatattaatcaaatCATTGATCTTTATATGGAGTTTAAATCTTGTCCAGGATTTGGTGAAAGTTCCTTTTTATCAAGTGGAAATGATATTAGAAAAACATATGATCCATATATGGAAACAGAATGA
- the LOC122567939 gene encoding transmembrane protein 179, which translates to MALTNILLLSQISGYVVALVLSLCIIIPMSLHEDEFRGHCLLFSTGTWQESDGQFVVNWASQAYCNYTIFVGLMLLLTSAVQIYRLSLFMYRGEDSSFLSAFIDVVSSIFLTTITLIAAIIITLGFMTWCQCMTKRFPSCELAAGNDIDKADGIDTTGFHIELAAVQFGTWTSLSIWVGLSVFAVLKLLRYHQLENMKVSMYRERQRLIEAARSNEIQEST; encoded by the exons ATGGCACTAACCAATATCTTACTTCTTAGTCAAATATCTGGATATGTCGTAGCTCTTGTTTTATCACTTTGTATCATCATACCAATGAGTTTGCATGAAGACGAATTTAG AGGACATTGTCTGTTGTTCTCAACAGGAACTTGGCAAGAATCAGACGGTCAGTTTGTAGTAAATTGGGCCTCACAAGCATACTGTAATTACACGATATTTGTTGGTTTGATGTTGTTGTTAACATCTGCGGTTCAAATTTATCGGCTTTCCCTGTTTATGTATCGTGGAGAAGACAGTTCCTTCCTATCTGCATTCATAGATGTTGTCAGTTCAATATTCCTTACAACAATCACTTTAATCGCTGCAATTATTATTACGCTTGGATTTATGACTTGGTGTCAATGTATGACCAAAAGATTTCCATCTTGTGAATTGGCAGCTGGGAATGACATTGATAAAGCTGATGGTATAGACACAACTGGTTTTCATATTGAATTAGCTGCAGTCCAATTTGGTACATGGACCAGTTTATCTATTTGGGTTGGCCTGTCAGTATTCGCAGTACTAAAATTGTTACGATATCATcaattagaaaatatgaagGTTTCAATGTACAGAGAAAGACAAAGATTAATAGAAGCTGCCAGAAGTAACGAAATACAGGAATcaacttaa
- the LOC122567938 gene encoding 3'(2'),5'-bisphosphate nucleotidase 1, whose protein sequence is MAQSACLLSRIVASSITATVRAGKIIRDVMAHGGLNIIEKGKDDLQTEADRCAQRCIIASLSQQFPNITIIGEEGASNCEVPSDWIVTDVDQEVLKLKLPAYLEDIDPKDVCIWVDPLDGTSEYAQGLVDHVTVLVGVAVGHRAVGGIIHQPYYKNTENEILGRTLWGINGVGFGGFAPIPPPEGKRIITTTSSHSDSNVQAAINALSPDEVLRVGGAGYKVILLMEGKAHAYVFASKGCKRWDTCAPEAILYAVGGTLTDFYGEQYSYNAETAYSNDKGVLATAPGQTHQWYLNHIPYEIKQKLGQ, encoded by the exons ATGGCACAGAGTGCTTGTTTATTATCTCGAATAGTGGCTTCTTCTATAACTGCTACAGTAAGAGCAGGTAAAATTATAAGAGATGTTATGGCTCATGGAGGcctaaatataatagaaaaaggcAAGGATGATTTACAAACTGAAGCTGATCGTTGTGCTCAAAGGTGTATTATTGCTTCATTAAGCCAgcaatttccaaatattaccATTATTGGTGAAGAAGGAGCATCAAACTGCGAAGTACCATCTGATTGGATTGTAACAGATGTGGATCAAGAAGTACTAAAATTAAAGTTACCAGCCTATCTGGAAGATATTGATCCTAAAGATGTGTGTATTTGGGTAGATCCATTGGatg GAACGTCAGAGTATGCACAAGGTCTTGTGGACCACGTTACAGTACTAGTAGGAGTGGCAGTTGGACATAGAGCAGTTGGAGGTATAATTCATCAGccgtattataaaaatacagaaaatgaaatactaGGACGCACTCTCTGGGGTATTAATGGTGTAGGATTTGGTGGGTTTGCACCAATTCCTCCAccagaaggaaaaagaataatcaCAACTACAAG TTCACATTCAGATAGCAATGTTCAAGCAGCTATAAATGCTTTGTCTCCTGATGAAGTTTTACGAGTTGGTGGTGCAGgatataag GTGATACTTTTAATGGAAGGCAAGGCTCATGCTTATGTGTTTGCTAGTAAAGGTTGCAAAAGGTGGGATACTTGTGCCCCTGAAGCTATTCTTTACGCAGTTGGTGGCACACTAACTGACTTTTATGGGGAGCAGTATTCCTATAATGCAGAAACCGCATATTCAAATGACAAAGGTGTGTTAGCTACTGCCCCTGGTCAAACTCATCAATGGTATTTAAATCACATACCATATGaaataaagcaaaaattaGGGCAGTAG